From the genome of Pseudomonas sp. Teo4, one region includes:
- a CDS encoding GMC family oxidoreductase — translation MIKDYQTQKELRKAYDFCIVGAGPAGITLGLRLAKAGWHVALIEGGGREHSERSHSLYTCTSTGLELYPAETRLRFLGGTSNHWAGRCRPFTPSDFAVAPPGDLPGWPIPYAEVERYLPAAMDIVDLPKGEDFHPLNASLGGGDFDADAFLLSPPTRFAQKYATELEETDGLDVFINCNCVDLEFDSASGSVTAAVVSDYDLHRERLVAKNYVLATGAIENARQLLNSKSLQEAGIANKEGLVGRCFMEHLNVDLGTFILKSGLNTKGRQYYTTDAFVAEYRAGKGNVSATVVDEVQAYGRTAEVKSFLETLTCDWGIADKVQWISKFSCPGDGVIGTMIEQFPNVQSRISLLDEKDALGVAKVNVNWVVSPEDRHTIKCIGSELAKQFAEAQLGFIKLNEYVYDTSVPLKMGPHAHHMGTTRMAASAQFGVVDSDCKVFDTENLYMAGSSIFATGGASNPTMPLLQFALRLVDHLNDKMRTAGRTLV, via the coding sequence ATGATCAAGGACTATCAGACGCAAAAAGAACTGCGTAAAGCCTATGATTTCTGCATTGTCGGCGCAGGCCCGGCCGGCATCACCCTGGGCTTGCGTCTGGCGAAAGCCGGCTGGCATGTGGCGCTGATCGAGGGCGGTGGGCGGGAACACTCGGAGCGCTCGCACTCGCTCTACACCTGTACATCCACGGGCCTTGAGTTGTACCCGGCGGAAACGCGCTTGCGCTTTCTGGGCGGCACTTCCAATCACTGGGCGGGCCGTTGCCGACCGTTTACCCCCTCCGACTTCGCTGTAGCACCACCTGGTGACCTGCCTGGATGGCCCATTCCCTATGCGGAGGTGGAGCGCTATCTGCCCGCAGCCATGGACATCGTCGACCTGCCTAAAGGCGAAGATTTTCACCCGCTGAATGCGAGCCTGGGGGGTGGGGATTTCGATGCGGATGCATTTTTGCTCAGCCCGCCGACTCGTTTTGCCCAGAAGTATGCAACGGAGCTGGAAGAGACCGACGGTCTGGACGTGTTCATCAATTGCAACTGTGTCGATCTGGAGTTCGACAGTGCGTCGGGCAGTGTGACGGCAGCAGTGGTGTCCGACTACGATCTTCACCGCGAGCGGCTGGTGGCTAAAAATTACGTGTTGGCCACGGGTGCTATCGAAAACGCCAGGCAATTGCTTAACAGCAAGTCGCTGCAGGAGGCGGGTATCGCCAACAAGGAAGGCTTGGTCGGGCGTTGCTTCATGGAACACCTGAATGTCGACCTCGGCACCTTCATATTGAAGAGTGGGCTCAACACCAAAGGTCGTCAGTATTACACCACCGACGCCTTTGTCGCGGAGTATCGCGCCGGTAAAGGCAACGTTTCAGCCACGGTGGTCGATGAGGTGCAGGCTTATGGCCGCACCGCCGAAGTGAAGAGTTTTCTTGAAACCCTCACGTGCGATTGGGGGATCGCCGACAAGGTCCAGTGGATCTCAAAGTTCAGTTGCCCAGGTGACGGCGTCATCGGGACGATGATCGAGCAATTCCCCAATGTTCAGAGCCGTATTTCGCTATTGGATGAAAAGGACGCGCTGGGTGTTGCCAAGGTCAATGTCAATTGGGTGGTGAGCCCTGAAGACCGGCACACCATCAAGTGCATCGGTAGCGAGTTGGCCAAGCAGTTCGCCGAAGCGCAACTGGGCTTTATCAAACTCAACGAATACGTCTATGACACCTCCGTGCCCCTGAAAATGGGGCCACACGCCCATCACATGGGCACTACACGCATGGCTGCATCGGCGCAGTTCGGTGTCGTGGATAGCGACTGCAAGGTGTTCGACACCGAAAACCTGTATATGGCGGGAAGCAGTATCTTCGCCACCGGCGGCGCTTCGAACCCGACCATGCCTCTGTTGCAGTTCGCCCTGAGGCTGGTGGACCACCTCAATGACAAGATGCGTACGGCGGGCCGTACGCTGGTTTGA
- a CDS encoding acyltransferase, producing MIGWIRSALKHYALSTGRGGKLYKKLCHPTAKDWGEYLTRWGNFHSVGGNLHVNVGCNVTDPVLVRLGTNVGLSDCTLLGHDGVAVLINVCYGKQLDSVGFIDIRDNCFIGHGVIVMPRVTIGPDSIVAAGAVVTKDVPPGTVVGGNPAKVLCTTEELIQRVEARCATYPWADLIKQRSSGYDPVMEPKLAAMRREYFFGDGSNG from the coding sequence ATGATCGGATGGATACGCAGCGCTTTGAAGCATTACGCACTTTCAACAGGACGTGGCGGCAAACTCTACAAGAAGCTTTGCCACCCCACTGCGAAGGATTGGGGGGAATACCTGACGCGTTGGGGCAACTTCCACTCGGTGGGGGGTAATCTGCATGTGAACGTCGGTTGCAATGTGACCGACCCGGTGCTTGTGCGATTGGGTACCAACGTGGGGTTGTCGGACTGTACGCTGCTTGGGCATGACGGTGTCGCGGTCCTTATCAATGTCTGCTATGGCAAACAGCTGGACTCGGTGGGCTTCATCGATATTCGCGACAACTGTTTCATAGGCCATGGTGTGATCGTGATGCCACGGGTCACCATCGGGCCCGATTCGATTGTCGCAGCGGGTGCCGTGGTCACCAAGGACGTGCCGCCGGGTACGGTGGTGGGGGGGAACCCGGCGAAAGTCCTGTGCACGACCGAAGAGCTGATTCAGCGGGTCGAGGCGCGTTGTGCGACCTACCCTTGGGCTGACCTGATCAAACAACGTAGCAGTGGTTACGATCCGGTCATGGAGCCCAAGCTGGCCGCCATGCGGCGTGAGTATTTCTTCGGAGACGGCAGCAATGGATAG
- a CDS encoding glycosyltransferase family 2 protein — translation MDSKPVDVMVVNFNTASLLQPMFDALRKARGEQLASYLVVDNASVDNSVERMAQVCPEALLLSNTKNVGFGRANNQLLEHLQGKYALLLNTDAFVASDTLDKTLEYMETHPECGVLGVRLVGRDGDLQPCCRYFPTPLNIFVSRTGLDRFFPGLKMVDEMSWDHGTVRECDWLPGCFYLVRREVLDQVGLFDPRYFLYYEEVDHCKRVKEAGWKVVYYPHTTVVHIGGESSKSVAELEAASRQISTYQIESELLYFRKHHGVTGLILHMLLVSLGDAVLALKALLKGRGWAAIKACWLHTRATWSLLFATRFASQPTR, via the coding sequence ATGGATAGCAAGCCCGTCGATGTGATGGTGGTGAACTTCAATACGGCATCGTTGCTGCAACCGATGTTCGATGCCTTGCGCAAGGCCAGGGGCGAGCAGCTGGCAAGTTACCTGGTGGTGGACAACGCCTCGGTCGACAATTCGGTGGAGCGCATGGCTCAGGTGTGCCCGGAGGCGTTGCTGCTGAGCAACACAAAGAACGTTGGCTTCGGGCGCGCCAACAATCAGTTGCTCGAACACTTGCAGGGCAAGTACGCGTTACTGCTCAACACCGACGCGTTCGTGGCCAGCGATACCCTGGACAAGACCCTCGAGTACATGGAAACCCACCCCGAGTGCGGTGTGCTAGGCGTGCGCCTGGTGGGGCGTGACGGCGACCTGCAGCCTTGCTGCCGTTATTTCCCGACCCCATTGAACATCTTTGTGTCCCGCACTGGGTTGGACCGGTTTTTCCCGGGCCTGAAGATGGTCGACGAAATGAGCTGGGACCATGGCACGGTGCGCGAGTGCGACTGGTTGCCAGGTTGCTTCTACCTGGTGCGACGTGAGGTGCTCGACCAGGTCGGGTTGTTCGACCCGCGCTACTTCCTTTATTACGAAGAGGTGGACCACTGCAAGCGGGTCAAGGAGGCAGGCTGGAAAGTGGTTTACTACCCGCACACCACCGTCGTGCACATCGGTGGTGAAAGCTCAAAGTCGGTTGCCGAACTGGAGGCGGCCAGCCGGCAGATCTCAACCTACCAGATCGAAAGCGAACTCTTGTACTTTCGTAAGCACCACGGCGTCACGGGGTTGATCCTGCACATGCTGCTGGTAAGCCTGGGCGATGCTGTGCTGGCACTGAAGGCGTTGTTGAAGGGGCGTGGCTGGGCAGCCATCAAGGCGTGCTGGCTGCATACCCGAGCCACCTGGTCGCTGTTGTTCGCAACCCGGTTCGCAAGCCAACCCACACGGTAG
- a CDS encoding serine acetyltransferase — protein sequence MFENIRADLRAHGGDWGAQGFWALLVYRFGRWRYGVRPAILRKLCSIVYKVLFKLVQILTGIELPCEVVIGRNFVIDHFGGIVISGYARFGDDCRIRNGVVVGLKNVEEPIAPVFGNNVDIGTGAKVLGNIRIGNNVLIGANAVVLTDVPDNCSAVGVPATIKARKPVEAKACS from the coding sequence ATGTTCGAGAACATTCGCGCCGACCTGCGGGCGCACGGAGGGGACTGGGGCGCCCAGGGTTTCTGGGCTTTGCTGGTCTATCGATTTGGCCGTTGGCGCTACGGAGTGCGCCCGGCCATTCTGCGTAAGCTCTGCTCGATCGTGTACAAGGTGCTGTTCAAACTGGTGCAGATCCTCACTGGTATCGAACTGCCCTGCGAAGTGGTGATCGGCCGTAACTTCGTCATCGATCATTTTGGCGGCATCGTCATCAGCGGCTACGCCCGCTTCGGTGATGACTGCCGGATCCGCAACGGGGTAGTGGTGGGCTTGAAAAATGTCGAAGAACCCATTGCCCCAGTGTTCGGCAACAACGTCGATATCGGCACCGGAGCCAAGGTGCTGGGCAATATCCGCATCGGTAACAACGTGCTCATCGGCGCCAATGCCGTGGTGCTGACCGACGTGCCGGACAACTGTTCGGCCGTGGGCGTACCGGCGACCATCAAGGCGAGAAAGCCCGTCGAAGCCAAAGCGTGTTCCTGA
- a CDS encoding glycosyltransferase family A protein, whose amino-acid sequence MTGIGVVVIGRNEGLRLERCLASVVGRADKVVYVDSGSTDGSVQRALAHGVEVVELDMTIPFTAARARNEGFARLHGVLPALRFVQFVDGDCEVVAGWLEQAQAFLQTHPEVAVVCGRRRERYPRHSIYNLLCDLEWDTPVGETKACGGDALIRAEAFLAVSGFLADLIAGEEPEMCVRLRAGGWKVWRLDAEMTLHDAAMTRFSQWWRRSMRAGYAFAQGAYLHGETPERHWRQESRRAWFWGLGLPLTCVLASLLLGSVGLLPLLIYPLQTLRLARRGGRSRRENWLQAVFLVLGKFPEMVGQAKFLLNRFGAGKAALIEYK is encoded by the coding sequence GTGACAGGCATCGGAGTCGTGGTAATCGGTCGTAACGAAGGGCTGCGCCTGGAGCGCTGCCTGGCCTCCGTGGTCGGCCGCGCGGACAAGGTGGTGTATGTCGACTCGGGATCCACCGACGGTTCCGTGCAGCGTGCCTTGGCCCATGGCGTCGAGGTGGTAGAGCTGGACATGACCATCCCGTTCACTGCGGCGCGTGCGCGCAACGAGGGTTTTGCCCGTCTGCACGGGGTGTTGCCAGCGCTGCGTTTCGTGCAGTTCGTGGACGGCGATTGTGAAGTGGTCGCCGGCTGGCTCGAGCAGGCCCAGGCGTTTCTACAGACGCACCCGGAAGTGGCGGTGGTGTGTGGCCGGCGCCGCGAGCGTTACCCGCGGCATTCGATCTACAACCTGTTGTGCGACCTGGAATGGGACACGCCCGTTGGGGAAACCAAGGCCTGCGGCGGTGACGCGCTGATACGCGCCGAAGCGTTCCTGGCGGTGTCCGGGTTCCTGGCCGACCTGATCGCCGGAGAAGAGCCTGAGATGTGCGTGCGTTTGCGTGCGGGCGGCTGGAAGGTCTGGCGACTTGACGCTGAAATGACCCTGCACGACGCCGCCATGACCCGCTTCAGCCAATGGTGGCGGCGCAGCATGCGGGCGGGCTATGCCTTTGCGCAGGGGGCGTACCTGCACGGTGAAACGCCCGAGCGGCATTGGCGACAGGAGTCGCGGCGGGCCTGGTTCTGGGGGTTGGGACTGCCGCTGACTTGCGTGCTTGCCAGCCTGTTGCTGGGTAGCGTCGGGCTGTTGCCACTGTTGATCTACCCACTGCAGACATTGCGCCTGGCACGCCGTGGTGGCCGGTCGCGACGTGAGAACTGGCTGCAGGCGGTGTTTCTTGTGCTTGGAAAGTTTCCGGAGATGGTGGGGCAGGCGAAGTTTCTATTGAACAGGTTCGGCGCCGGCAAGGCGGCGTTGATCGAGTACAAGTGA
- a CDS encoding DUF535 family protein: MTYQSIVKSVLTLQPGYSLRALNNKLKLGVLIVKQRADLKAFMARMSAALGPKGFKALGFDSIGVVQWPYISKTWEAPQRLDAVASHYEVVADRFPRLLLLGREEHQVLCDLSGYSSQCTLVLDRPIWFRREGELVLNLFQGDLRVASLAFSLGGTEDETFVLIGAVQGIHKGIDSERSLSIYRDLTKDFEGLRPRSFLIEIIKCLARTIGAARIYAVGDQYRHHRHRYFGAEKADDLAANYDTIWLENGASPSERQDFFSLPLEAARRSADDIAPKKRAMYRRRHAMLDDVFAHIEGMFPAHPTPGPKPKQQGQETLHNLTTSGDRPVANSLD; the protein is encoded by the coding sequence ATGACATATCAGTCGATAGTGAAAAGCGTGCTCACACTGCAGCCCGGTTACTCGCTACGGGCACTGAACAACAAACTCAAGCTGGGGGTTCTGATCGTCAAGCAGAGGGCAGACCTCAAAGCCTTCATGGCGCGCATGTCCGCTGCACTAGGGCCCAAGGGCTTCAAGGCGCTGGGTTTTGACAGTATCGGCGTGGTGCAGTGGCCCTACATCAGCAAGACCTGGGAAGCGCCGCAGCGACTGGATGCGGTGGCGTCTCACTATGAAGTGGTCGCTGACCGATTCCCACGCCTGTTGCTGCTCGGGCGTGAAGAGCATCAGGTGCTGTGCGACCTGTCGGGTTACTCCAGCCAGTGCACGCTGGTGCTGGATCGGCCGATCTGGTTCAGGCGCGAAGGGGAACTGGTGCTCAATCTGTTTCAGGGTGACCTGCGCGTGGCATCGCTGGCGTTCAGCCTGGGCGGCACCGAGGATGAAACCTTTGTATTGATCGGCGCCGTACAGGGGATTCACAAAGGCATCGACAGCGAACGGTCGTTGAGCATCTACAGGGACCTGACCAAGGATTTCGAAGGACTACGCCCGCGAAGCTTTCTGATCGAAATCATCAAGTGCCTGGCCAGGACCATCGGTGCCGCCCGCATCTACGCGGTTGGTGACCAGTACCGGCACCATCGCCATCGCTATTTCGGTGCCGAGAAGGCCGATGACCTGGCAGCCAACTACGACACCATCTGGCTGGAGAACGGCGCATCACCTTCGGAACGCCAGGACTTCTTCAGCCTTCCCCTGGAAGCAGCAAGACGCTCGGCAGACGACATCGCCCCGAAAAAACGGGCGATGTACCGCAGGCGCCACGCCATGCTGGACGACGTGTTCGCCCACATCGAAGGCATGTTCCCCGCTCACCCAACACCTGGACCAAAACCAAAACAACAGGGACAGGAAACGCTGCACAACTTGACGACATCGGGGGACAGGCCAGTGGCCAACAGTCTGGATTGA
- a CDS encoding glycosyltransferase family 4 protein, which yields MRIAYFINQYPKVSHSFIRREILALERQGMEIQRIALRGWDAELQDAEDLSERDKTLYVLKDGLKGLLAPMLQVLRAQPRRFMSALGLALRHGRRADRPWPYHLVYLAEACRVVQWLQAFGAEHVHAHFGTNSTEVVMLANALGGPAYSFTVHGPEEFDKPQFLHVGEKVRRAAFVAAVSSYGRSQLYRWVAHEHWAKVKVVHCGLERSFHEVATVSAPSVPRLVCVGRLCEQKGQLLLLEAARLLAERSVPFEVVLAGDGEMRPQIEAFIARHGLQGQVRITGWISSAQVREEILAARALVLPSFAEGLPVVIMEAMALRRPVLTTYVAGIPELVRQGENGWLFPAGAVDELAAAMADCLAQPAEVMQRMGEAAYDRVLQRHDIDTEAAKLARYFRACA from the coding sequence ATGCGCATTGCTTATTTCATCAATCAGTATCCGAAAGTCAGCCACAGTTTCATTCGACGGGAAATCCTGGCTCTGGAGCGCCAGGGCATGGAGATTCAACGCATCGCTCTACGGGGGTGGGACGCGGAGCTTCAGGATGCCGAGGACCTGTCAGAGCGCGACAAGACCCTGTATGTGCTCAAGGACGGTCTCAAGGGCTTGCTCGCGCCGATGTTGCAGGTGCTGCGTGCCCAACCCCGGCGTTTCATGTCGGCCCTGGGGCTGGCGCTACGTCATGGGCGACGTGCAGACCGGCCCTGGCCGTACCATTTGGTCTACCTGGCCGAGGCCTGCCGCGTGGTGCAGTGGCTGCAAGCGTTTGGCGCCGAGCACGTGCACGCGCACTTCGGCACCAACTCCACCGAGGTAGTGATGCTGGCCAACGCCCTGGGTGGGCCGGCCTACAGCTTTACCGTGCACGGGCCGGAAGAGTTCGACAAACCGCAGTTTCTGCATGTGGGTGAAAAGGTCCGCCGTGCCGCGTTTGTCGCGGCGGTGAGTTCCTATGGCCGCAGCCAGCTGTATCGCTGGGTGGCGCATGAGCACTGGGCGAAGGTGAAAGTGGTGCATTGCGGCCTGGAGCGTTCGTTCCACGAGGTGGCGACGGTCAGTGCGCCTTCAGTGCCACGGCTGGTATGTGTCGGGCGCCTGTGTGAACAAAAGGGGCAACTGCTGTTGTTGGAGGCGGCAAGGCTACTGGCGGAGCGCTCGGTACCCTTTGAGGTGGTGTTGGCCGGTGATGGTGAAATGCGCCCGCAAATCGAAGCCTTCATTGCCCGCCATGGATTGCAGGGGCAGGTGCGTATCACCGGCTGGATCAGCAGTGCGCAGGTACGTGAAGAAATCCTTGCTGCTCGTGCGTTGGTATTGCCCAGTTTCGCCGAGGGGTTGCCGGTGGTGATCATGGAGGCAATGGCGTTGCGCAGACCGGTATTGACCACCTATGTGGCGGGCATCCCCGAGTTGGTCCGCCAGGGTGAGAATGGCTGGTTGTTCCCGGCAGGCGCCGTGGACGAATTGGCGGCCGCCATGGCCGATTGCCTGGCGCAACCTGCCGAAGTGATGCAGCGTATGGGTGAAGCAGCGTATGACCGAGTGTTACAGCGCCATGATATCGACACCGAGGCGGCCAAGCTGGCGCGTTACTTCAGGGCCTGCGCATGA
- a CDS encoding glycosyltransferase family 2 protein — protein sequence MSTLLAWLLGAIALLLMLPVVVLFAQVLSACLPACALPRSCGARPRVAVLVPAHNESPVIRATLASIRPQLLEGDRLLVVADNCTDDTAALARSAGAEVVERQHGQLRGKGYALDFGVRHLQGDAPQVLIIIDADCQVAEGAIDRLAGSCATLGRPVQALYLMRAPAGAGLKVQVAEFAWRVKNLVRPRGWTRLGLPCQLMGAGMALPWHDLSLVDLANGHLVEDLKLGLDFCQRGKPPVFCADALVTSVFPSSQEGLSTQRTRWEHGHLGVLLADAPKRVAAAFRQRNGALLAMALDLMVPPLALLTLVWAALFVVSWLAGLLSGIWGPAVIASVAMVLLVVAVLLAWWRFSRELISFSVLLYAPFYAARKIPLYLGFLIKRQVDWVRSKRDDS from the coding sequence ATGAGTACCTTGCTGGCATGGTTGTTGGGCGCGATTGCACTGCTGCTGATGCTGCCGGTGGTGGTGCTGTTTGCACAGGTGCTGTCGGCTTGCTTGCCAGCGTGTGCGTTGCCCCGGTCTTGCGGAGCGCGCCCGCGCGTGGCGGTGCTGGTGCCGGCACACAACGAATCGCCGGTGATCCGCGCTACGCTGGCCAGCATTCGCCCGCAATTGCTTGAGGGCGATCGGCTGCTGGTAGTGGCGGACAACTGCACCGATGATACGGCGGCCCTGGCGCGTTCCGCTGGCGCGGAGGTGGTCGAGCGCCAACATGGGCAGTTGCGCGGCAAAGGGTATGCGTTGGACTTTGGCGTGCGCCATCTGCAGGGCGATGCACCGCAGGTGCTGATCATCATCGACGCTGATTGCCAGGTGGCCGAGGGTGCCATCGACCGCCTGGCTGGAAGCTGCGCTACGCTCGGTCGTCCGGTGCAGGCGCTTTACCTGATGCGTGCGCCGGCGGGGGCGGGGTTGAAGGTGCAGGTCGCTGAATTTGCCTGGCGGGTGAAGAACCTGGTGCGTCCTCGGGGCTGGACCCGACTGGGGCTGCCTTGCCAGCTCATGGGGGCCGGAATGGCGCTACCCTGGCATGATCTGTCCCTGGTCGACCTCGCCAACGGGCACCTGGTCGAAGACTTGAAGCTGGGGCTGGATTTCTGCCAGCGGGGCAAACCGCCTGTATTCTGTGCCGATGCGTTGGTCACCAGCGTGTTTCCGAGCAGTCAGGAAGGCTTGAGTACCCAGCGAACCCGTTGGGAGCACGGACATCTGGGGGTATTACTGGCGGACGCCCCCAAGCGGGTGGCGGCTGCGTTCAGGCAACGCAACGGTGCGCTACTGGCCATGGCCCTGGACTTGATGGTCCCGCCGCTAGCCTTGTTGACGCTTGTCTGGGCTGCGTTGTTCGTCGTCTCCTGGCTGGCCGGTCTGCTGTCAGGTATCTGGGGGCCGGCGGTGATCGCCAGCGTCGCGATGGTACTGCTGGTGGTGGCGGTGTTGCTCGCCTGGTGGCGTTTTTCGCGGGAACTGATCTCGTTCTCCGTGCTGCTTTACGCGCCATTCTATGCAGCCAGAAAGATCCCGTTGTACCTGGGGTTTCTGATCAAGCGCCAGGTCGACTGGGTGCGCTCGAAGAGGGATGACAGCTGA
- a CDS encoding WecB/TagA/CpsF family glycosyltransferase, with the protein MGKQTWQQRWSTILGKLRVVRDPADEQQVLAALVVPQAPTVLGFVNAHAMNLVVGNAQYCAALSGADVLLRDGAGMSILYRQLGLDPGLNMNGTDFIPKLLQAFKGRRVAFWGTEEPFLGQAVTHCTAVYGVEPVSVHHGFADVDTYLALARELSPELIVLGMGMPKQEALAARLADGAAPCLIVCGGAILDFLGGKVTRAPRWVRRLGGEWAFRLLREPKRLFVRYVLGNPMFLLRTLLLTRRGV; encoded by the coding sequence ATGGGCAAGCAGACCTGGCAACAGCGCTGGAGCACCATTTTGGGGAAGCTTCGGGTAGTTCGCGATCCGGCCGACGAACAACAGGTACTGGCAGCGCTGGTGGTGCCTCAGGCCCCCACCGTACTGGGCTTCGTCAACGCACATGCGATGAATCTGGTCGTGGGTAACGCGCAGTACTGCGCTGCGTTGTCGGGGGCGGACGTGCTGTTGCGTGACGGCGCGGGCATGTCGATTCTCTACCGCCAGTTGGGTCTGGACCCAGGCCTGAACATGAACGGTACCGACTTCATCCCCAAATTGCTGCAGGCGTTCAAGGGAAGGCGTGTAGCGTTCTGGGGTACCGAGGAACCCTTCCTGGGCCAGGCAGTGACACATTGTACGGCGGTGTACGGTGTTGAGCCTGTTTCGGTTCACCACGGTTTTGCCGACGTCGACACTTACCTTGCGCTAGCGCGCGAACTGAGCCCGGAGCTGATCGTATTGGGCATGGGCATGCCCAAGCAGGAGGCGCTTGCCGCACGCCTGGCCGATGGCGCAGCGCCTTGTCTGATCGTGTGCGGCGGGGCCATCCTGGACTTTCTGGGTGGCAAGGTCACACGGGCACCGCGGTGGGTACGCCGCCTGGGCGGCGAATGGGCGTTTCGCTTGCTCAGGGAACCCAAGCGTCTGTTCGTCCGCTACGTGCTGGGCAACCCAATGTTTTTGCTGCGCACCTTGTTGCTCACCCGGCGGGGCGTGTGA
- a CDS encoding undecaprenyl-phosphate glucose phosphotransferase, producing the protein MVFEPRSSRSLLQRRSSVSNAIQAGLDGIAVTGIAWYLIYIQFGFITSDYVIMLLLLIGALAVVYDHYAIYRSNAKLTIKAFRLFKAWSVTFCFLVVMAFLTKQSETYSRLLVGKLFIIGYFAQLFLHIAVCEVQKRFMTHGLDNALIIGTGELANFLHQKISNNPWLGERVVGCVLMETEQDNGKDGVDSKQRLPVLGHISQLDEIVTRHGVRTVYLVTSLGGSEVISEVYLKLLDKCIAVNWVPDIFSLRLINHSVREIAGIPVLTLSETPLTGMSLFLKNLEDRVLAALILLCASPVLLAVAAAIKLDSPGPVFFRQERTGWTGESFRIWKFRSMHVHQPESGVVKQAQKNDPRLTRVGAFIRRTSLDELPQLFNVLTGEMSLVGPRPHALQHDSLYSQDIVDYFARHNIKPGMTGLAQVRGFRGETKDIEQMIQRVDSDIEYINNWSLWLDFVILVRTLNAFTGKHAY; encoded by the coding sequence ATGGTTTTCGAACCCAGAAGCAGTCGTTCCTTACTCCAGCGCAGAAGCAGCGTCAGCAACGCCATTCAGGCTGGCCTCGACGGGATAGCCGTGACCGGTATCGCCTGGTACCTGATCTACATCCAGTTCGGCTTCATCACGTCCGACTACGTCATCATGTTGCTCCTGCTGATCGGTGCATTGGCCGTGGTCTACGACCACTACGCCATCTACCGCAGCAATGCCAAGCTCACCATCAAGGCCTTCAGGCTGTTCAAAGCCTGGTCGGTCACGTTCTGCTTCCTCGTGGTCATGGCGTTCCTGACCAAGCAGAGCGAAACCTACTCGCGCTTGCTGGTGGGCAAGCTGTTCATCATTGGTTACTTCGCCCAGTTGTTCCTGCACATTGCCGTGTGCGAAGTGCAGAAGCGCTTCATGACTCATGGGCTGGACAATGCCCTGATCATCGGCACAGGGGAGCTGGCCAACTTCCTCCATCAGAAGATCAGCAACAACCCCTGGCTTGGCGAACGAGTGGTGGGCTGTGTGCTGATGGAAACGGAGCAGGACAACGGCAAGGACGGCGTCGACAGCAAACAGCGCTTACCGGTGCTCGGGCATATTAGCCAGTTGGATGAAATCGTGACGCGTCATGGTGTGCGTACGGTTTACCTGGTCACGTCGCTGGGCGGGTCGGAAGTCATCAGCGAGGTGTATCTGAAATTGCTCGACAAGTGCATCGCCGTCAACTGGGTGCCGGATATCTTCTCGCTGCGCCTGATCAACCACAGTGTGCGTGAAATTGCCGGAATTCCGGTTTTGACGTTGTCTGAAACACCGTTGACGGGGATGAGCCTGTTCTTGAAGAACCTCGAGGACAGGGTTCTGGCAGCATTGATCCTGCTGTGCGCATCCCCGGTATTGCTGGCGGTTGCCGCAGCCATCAAGCTCGACAGCCCTGGGCCTGTATTCTTCCGCCAGGAGCGCACGGGCTGGACCGGCGAGTCGTTCCGCATCTGGAAGTTCAGGAGCATGCATGTCCACCAGCCGGAAAGTGGCGTGGTCAAGCAGGCGCAGAAGAACGACCCGCGCCTGACCCGAGTGGGGGCGTTCATTCGCCGCACGAGCCTCGATGAATTGCCCCAACTGTTCAATGTGCTGACGGGCGAGATGTCATTGGTAGGGCCGCGTCCGCATGCCCTGCAACACGATTCGCTGTATTCCCAGGACATCGTCGATTACTTCGCGCGCCACAACATCAAGCCGGGCATGACCGGTTTGGCGCAGGTGCGTGGGTTCCGGGGGGAAACCAAAGACATCGAGCAGATGATCCAGCGTGTGGACTCTGACATCGAGTACATCAACAACTGGTCGTTGTGGCTGGACTTCGTGATTCTGGTGCGAACGCTGAATGCCTTTACAGGGAAGCATGCCTACTGA